The following are from one region of the Achromobacter xylosoxidans genome:
- a CDS encoding VirB8/TrbF family protein, protein MPLNFKGRFMRRRRPDLRPTDTSQPPVQTAEDPSFDAHILPLTQRAHRLYYAVFQRPLQQADRSALVAFAFFLVALVEGIALYQLVPLKQQTPYFVEWDARSGAVWISDRVAERFTPETANKTFFLRQWATWLLTIKPNPSDSIDVDIPKATRWTIGTATDQLTDYFAKVDPIGVRIADQPGLTREVTENSTTYSVDGKQAYMLLTLQERVNGKEFGEPKTKLLTIRFLLSTDKQAIDEQRSNPLGVKIEWWTLTDYFGPTSVRIQGAQ, encoded by the coding sequence ATGCCCCTCAACTTCAAGGGCCGCTTCATGCGCCGTCGCCGTCCAGATCTCCGCCCAACAGACACTTCCCAGCCGCCCGTCCAAACCGCGGAGGACCCGTCGTTCGACGCGCACATCCTCCCATTGACCCAACGCGCGCATCGTCTCTACTACGCGGTGTTCCAGCGTCCATTGCAACAAGCCGACCGCTCCGCGCTAGTCGCCTTCGCGTTCTTCCTCGTCGCCCTGGTCGAGGGCATTGCCCTATATCAGTTGGTGCCACTCAAGCAGCAGACCCCCTATTTCGTCGAGTGGGACGCCCGCTCGGGCGCGGTCTGGATTTCCGACCGTGTTGCCGAGCGATTCACGCCGGAAACCGCCAATAAGACGTTCTTTCTGCGCCAATGGGCCACCTGGCTACTTACCATCAAACCGAACCCGTCGGACTCAATCGACGTTGACATCCCGAAAGCAACTCGCTGGACCATTGGCACAGCGACAGATCAGCTCACCGACTACTTCGCCAAGGTCGATCCGATCGGCGTCCGCATAGCGGATCAGCCTGGACTCACGCGTGAAGTCACCGAGAACTCCACCACCTACAGCGTGGACGGTAAACAGGCCTACATGCTTCTCACCCTGCAAGAGCGCGTCAATGGCAAGGAATTCGGAGAGCCGAAAACCAAGCTTCTGACAATCCGATTCCTCCTTTCTACCGATAAGCAAGCGATCGATGAGCAGCGTTCCAACCCGCTTGGCGTCAAGATCGAGTGGTGGACCCTCACGGACTACTTCGGCCCCACGAGCGTTCGAATTCAGGGAGCACAGTAA
- a CDS encoding TrbG/VirB9 family P-type conjugative transfer protein — translation MRQAISLLAAVIAVLCVGVPAHAQESDVRAEVAQAQKRAGTGPNAAVPMPLDARLVTFNFDRDYDYPVLMRPFTMVHLEFAAGEILKGYYASDTSASRWTFKPARTKRDLFVMSKGDNLLNTATIITNLRTYQVTFVSASKGSYYKRVNWAADPDQDSAVAGLDTFGGNGPMPASPNGPMGSAEWDAPAPAVRSGSSSRAHQGGRPADIVDISKANFDYRVEGSAPFKPAMVFDDGKFTWIQLPADVQEIPAIFALGADGTAELVNFTVRRNYFVVQRLFPDGALLKLRKDEVRIFNRRGKACGLFGCGVSGVKNLNSATYP, via the coding sequence ATGCGTCAGGCCATTTCCCTACTTGCAGCGGTAATCGCCGTGCTCTGCGTAGGCGTCCCGGCGCACGCGCAGGAGAGCGACGTCCGAGCAGAGGTCGCGCAGGCGCAGAAGCGTGCCGGAACGGGCCCGAACGCTGCAGTTCCGATGCCGTTGGATGCGCGGTTGGTCACTTTCAACTTCGATCGCGACTATGACTACCCCGTCTTAATGCGGCCTTTCACGATGGTTCATCTGGAATTCGCCGCCGGCGAGATCCTCAAGGGCTATTACGCGTCGGATACCAGCGCCAGCCGTTGGACGTTCAAGCCGGCCCGAACGAAGCGCGATCTTTTTGTCATGTCGAAGGGCGACAACCTGCTCAACACCGCGACGATCATTACGAACCTCCGCACCTATCAAGTCACCTTCGTCTCAGCATCCAAAGGCTCGTATTACAAGCGCGTCAACTGGGCTGCGGACCCCGATCAGGATTCCGCAGTAGCCGGCCTGGACACCTTCGGAGGCAATGGTCCGATGCCCGCCAGCCCGAACGGTCCAATGGGCAGCGCAGAATGGGACGCTCCGGCCCCAGCCGTCCGCTCTGGCTCATCGTCGCGTGCCCACCAGGGTGGGCGCCCGGCCGACATCGTCGACATTTCGAAGGCGAACTTTGATTACCGGGTGGAAGGTAGCGCGCCGTTCAAGCCCGCCATGGTTTTCGATGATGGGAAGTTCACCTGGATACAGCTCCCAGCCGACGTACAGGAGATTCCCGCCATCTTCGCGCTGGGAGCGGACGGAACGGCAGAGCTAGTCAACTTTACGGTTCGCCGCAATTACTTTGTGGTCCAGCGACTTTTCCCCGATGGGGCACTGCTGAAGCTTCGAAAAGATGAGGTCCGCATCTTTAACCGGCGCGGCAAAGCGTGCGGGCTCTTCGGCTGCGGCGTGTCTGGTGTCAAGAATCTCAACAGCGCGACATACCCATGA
- a CDS encoding TrbI/VirB10 family protein: MSAAPSPSSSPSPQRRTAVSRGLIKIVLITFIAVVLGFVLVRRLAGIAPESAAEARARKEEQERAAKEAGNPFAVQRLIADQLRDRLSRNEEAAPKPSNALQIADQAPTTEPTRTEADARRIEDHRNTVTIAQQEDLSAVEIGFWESQDADEPQTTIGRSSHRDPAGAEAALRDVSTVATAAGIDTSGFSAGGIPGAQPAGDPANTVGQVVGPQASAGRQAGTPGNIKPPLFASAAPSSYYIREGWIIPAVIQQSLNTDAPGTFRAMVTSDVYDSLRGEHLLIERGTALTGEVSTDIAEGQSRILMSVNRMDFPSGGRVALGGWDISDRTGAAGIAAQVDDHFWQRFGSAFGVAAVAALAGHYDKSQNVTINVGSGGSNSGNATSTLTGTAGQALSDTVRQILQRNQSIKRTLTLEPADKINIVVARDLVLDPNIVRSY, encoded by the coding sequence ATGAGTGCCGCTCCCTCCCCTTCCAGCAGTCCTTCGCCCCAACGCCGTACTGCGGTGTCGCGAGGACTGATCAAGATCGTCCTAATCACGTTCATCGCCGTCGTTCTCGGCTTCGTTCTCGTGCGACGGCTCGCTGGAATAGCGCCGGAATCCGCCGCCGAGGCCCGCGCTAGGAAGGAAGAGCAGGAGCGCGCCGCCAAGGAAGCAGGAAATCCATTCGCAGTGCAGCGGCTGATTGCCGACCAGCTACGCGACCGTCTCAGTCGGAACGAAGAGGCCGCGCCCAAGCCGTCTAATGCGCTGCAGATCGCTGATCAAGCTCCGACTACGGAGCCAACTCGCACCGAGGCCGATGCCAGGCGGATAGAGGACCACCGCAACACAGTGACAATCGCGCAACAGGAGGATCTCTCCGCAGTGGAGATCGGTTTCTGGGAATCGCAGGACGCCGACGAACCTCAAACCACGATCGGGCGATCATCGCATCGCGACCCAGCCGGCGCGGAAGCAGCACTTCGTGACGTGTCTACCGTCGCTACAGCAGCCGGCATCGACACCTCCGGCTTTTCCGCCGGGGGTATACCTGGTGCGCAGCCGGCCGGTGACCCCGCCAACACGGTTGGCCAGGTCGTTGGACCGCAGGCCAGTGCCGGCCGACAGGCCGGCACTCCTGGCAACATAAAGCCGCCGTTGTTCGCCTCCGCAGCGCCATCCTCATACTACATCCGCGAAGGTTGGATCATCCCTGCTGTGATCCAGCAGTCCCTGAATACAGATGCCCCGGGCACGTTCCGCGCCATGGTGACGTCGGACGTCTACGACAGCCTACGTGGCGAGCACCTCCTCATAGAGAGAGGCACCGCGCTCACTGGCGAGGTGAGCACGGACATCGCTGAAGGCCAAAGCCGCATCCTCATGTCTGTCAACCGGATGGACTTCCCGAGCGGCGGCCGGGTGGCTCTAGGCGGCTGGGACATTTCCGATCGGACGGGCGCCGCAGGCATTGCTGCACAGGTTGACGACCACTTCTGGCAGCGCTTTGGAAGCGCCTTCGGCGTAGCTGCAGTGGCGGCGCTGGCAGGCCATTACGACAAGAGCCAGAACGTCACCATAAACGTGGGAAGTGGCGGCTCGAACAGCGGCAACGCCACTTCGACGCTGACAGGCACCGCGGGTCAAGCACTAAGCGACACCGTCCGTCAGATTCTCCAACGGAATCAGTCGATCAAGAGGACCCTCACGCTCGAACCTGCGGACAAGATAAACATCGTCGTCGCGCGAGATCTCGTGCTTGACCCCAACATAGTCAGGAGCTACTGA
- a CDS encoding TcpQ domain-containing protein produces the protein MQNRLTHLIVIAWAALMPPIATAAQPEFSAPVPAVYEFNWKQAGDSGISPVQIFDNGKRVYLQFAPGTEIPAIFADAPGGRILLAWEAQSPYIVVPHMEARLAFRLGKREAVAWRAGIPPEGSYTGLATPARQTGSAAVPATREQLAFRRTAADAAAGPDPSYKPIVAPAPALQATAQPLVASMPDGSSLAAFMGVALGGPIAEPKTGDSRSGADVIAPGGATLAPVTTVDVTAATSTAPPVPPPPPVQEWHAETGKTVQQTLDGWAQAAGWQPVKWHPDFDYIIEVPVTLRGEFWDAANDLLAAYDVAKRKFNGLAYRDNKVLEVMERK, from the coding sequence ATGCAGAATCGCCTCACCCATCTAATAGTCATTGCATGGGCTGCGCTGATGCCGCCCATCGCCACCGCCGCCCAGCCCGAGTTCTCGGCCCCCGTGCCGGCCGTGTATGAATTCAACTGGAAGCAGGCCGGCGACAGCGGTATCTCTCCTGTGCAGATTTTTGACAACGGCAAGAGGGTGTATCTGCAGTTCGCACCCGGAACCGAGATCCCGGCCATTTTCGCCGACGCACCTGGCGGGCGAATTCTGCTCGCTTGGGAGGCGCAGTCTCCATACATTGTCGTGCCTCATATGGAAGCCCGCCTCGCTTTCAGACTCGGTAAGCGAGAAGCGGTAGCGTGGCGCGCTGGGATTCCGCCTGAAGGCAGCTACACGGGACTGGCCACGCCGGCTCGACAGACGGGCAGCGCCGCGGTCCCTGCCACGAGAGAGCAGTTGGCATTTCGTCGCACTGCCGCTGACGCCGCTGCCGGGCCTGACCCGTCGTACAAGCCAATCGTTGCACCCGCCCCTGCGTTGCAGGCGACCGCACAGCCCCTCGTCGCCTCGATGCCAGACGGCTCCAGTCTGGCCGCGTTCATGGGAGTCGCCTTAGGCGGACCCATCGCGGAGCCAAAAACGGGAGACAGCCGCTCCGGAGCTGACGTCATTGCGCCAGGTGGCGCCACTCTCGCACCCGTCACGACCGTCGATGTCACCGCGGCCACAAGCACCGCTCCGCCCGTTCCGCCGCCACCCCCCGTCCAGGAGTGGCACGCCGAGACGGGTAAGACCGTTCAACAGACGCTCGACGGCTGGGCCCAAGCGGCAGGGTGGCAGCCCGTCAAGTGGCACCCCGATTTCGACTACATCATCGAAGTCCCGGTCACGCTCCGAGGCGAATTTTGGGATGCGGCCAATGACCTGCTAGCTGCGTATGACGTCGCCAAAAGGAAATTCAATGGCCTCGCCTATCGGGACAACAAAGTACTGGAAGTGATGGAGAGGAAATGA